CCTCCACCGGAATACCCATCCTCACGAGCCTCTTGGCCTCGGCAAAGACTTCCCTGGGCTCTCCGCTCAGCCTCTTCCGGTTCCTGTCTCCCTTCCTTTTGAAGAGCTTCGAGAGCGCCCCCATGTCAAAGGCAAAGCCGAAGGCGGGCCTTCCCTTGAAGGTGTACTCCCCACCTCCGCCGAGCGGCTTCCCCAGTTCGGGTGAATAGACCTCGAAGAGTATGTCACGGTAGTAGGGCAGCGGCCTGACGGTGCCAAAGTCTATGAACAACCGCTCGTCGTTAACCGCCTCGACTATTCTGTCAAGCTTCCTGTAGCCGCTCTCCTTCCCCCAGAAGTTGAAAAGCCTCCACAGCTCCTCTTTTTTCTCCTTGCCTATCGGGAGGCGCTCTATTATCTCGAAATTCCTCCTCACGAGTGCCCTGTAGATCTCTCCCCTGAACTCCCCCACGTCTTCGGTCGCCTTTTCCCAGACCTTCAGGCTCCCGATGTCTACGTAGAACTCCTCTATCCCCACCGCTTCGAGGGCGGTTATGGCCGTGAGGAGCACTTCCGCGGCCATTTTCGTAACGTCACCACCGATGTACTCCACTCCGGCCTGCCACTGTCCTCTAACTCCCCCGTCAAGAACCTCGCTGATGTAGTAGAGCTTGAGCTTC
This window of the Thermococcus thermotolerans genome carries:
- a CDS encoding ATP phosphoribosyltransferase regulatory subunit; this translates as MRKGLLAESEKLSEIGKYLRRTFELWGYREIFLPAIEEYSGNLRKGTKFAYNNEFYVIKPDITSQILENIKEPPEKLKLYYISEVLDGGVRGQWQAGVEYIGGDVTKMAAEVLLTAITALEAVGIEEFYVDIGSLKVWEKATEDVGEFRGEIYRALVRRNFEIIERLPIGKEKKEELWRLFNFWGKESGYRKLDRIVEAVNDERLFIDFGTVRPLPYYRDILFEVYSPELGKPLGGGGEYTFKGRPAFGFAFDMGALSKLFKRKGDRNRKRLSGEPREVFAEAKRLVRMGIPVEVE